A portion of the Syntrophorhabdaceae bacterium genome contains these proteins:
- a CDS encoding NADP-dependent malic enzyme — translation MSDSKVTKEELLAKAKKPAQDAMKMHPYYKGKIEVIPKCVIRDINDFAIWYTPGVAEPCKDIQQNPDRVYDHTNKANMVGIVTDGTRVLGLGDIGPMAGLPVMEGKALLFKYLGGVDAFPICLDTKDPDEFIKTVKYLCPTFGGINLEDIANPKCFYILERLRAEAPIPVWHDDQQGTAAVTLAGLINALKVVGKKMEDVKITMIGIGAANVCITKMIIKAGADPKKFIVVDSKGILNRKRDDIKPTHKEKMEFCQITNAENRDGDMEEAIKGQDVVIALSKPGPDTIKKEWISTMADNGIVFVCANPIPEMWPWDAKEAGARVVATGRSDFPNQVNNSVGFPAIFRGTLDVMATTITDEMCIAAAVELAKCAEDKGLREDHLLPTMDEWEVFPREAVAVAKKAMEQGVARLKIDEKELFRMAEMKIRRARDEVGILMEKGIIAPYKE, via the coding sequence ATGAGTGATTCTAAAGTAACAAAGGAAGAGCTTCTTGCGAAGGCAAAAAAGCCGGCTCAGGATGCCATGAAGATGCACCCTTACTATAAGGGTAAGATCGAGGTGATACCGAAATGTGTTATCAGGGATATCAATGACTTTGCCATATGGTATACGCCTGGCGTCGCAGAACCCTGCAAGGACATACAGCAAAATCCGGACAGGGTTTATGACCATACAAACAAGGCAAATATGGTGGGGATCGTTACAGACGGGACACGCGTACTCGGTCTCGGCGACATAGGGCCCATGGCGGGGCTTCCTGTCATGGAAGGAAAGGCACTCCTCTTCAAGTACCTCGGTGGAGTGGATGCCTTCCCGATCTGTCTTGACACAAAAGACCCTGACGAATTCATCAAGACCGTCAAATACCTGTGCCCGACCTTTGGCGGAATAAACCTTGAGGATATTGCAAACCCAAAATGTTTTTATATCCTCGAAAGGTTACGGGCAGAGGCCCCCATCCCGGTATGGCACGATGACCAGCAGGGAACTGCAGCGGTTACATTGGCAGGGCTGATCAACGCCTTGAAGGTTGTGGGGAAGAAGATGGAAGACGTGAAGATCACCATGATCGGAATAGGGGCTGCCAACGTTTGTATCACCAAAATGATCATTAAGGCGGGCGCTGACCCGAAGAAATTCATCGTTGTTGACAGTAAGGGTATCCTTAACAGAAAGAGGGATGATATCAAGCCCACCCATAAAGAGAAGATGGAATTCTGCCAGATAACGAATGCAGAAAACAGGGATGGCGATATGGAAGAAGCAATAAAAGGCCAGGACGTGGTAATCGCCCTTTCAAAACCAGGGCCCGATACGATCAAGAAAGAGTGGATCAGCACCATGGCGGACAACGGTATCGTCTTTGTCTGCGCGAACCCGATACCCGAGATGTGGCCATGGGATGCAAAAGAGGCAGGGGCACGGGTAGTGGCTACCGGGAGAAGCGACTTTCCCAACCAGGTCAACAACTCTGTTGGGTTTCCCGCAATATTCAGGGGTACTCTCGATGTTATGGCGACAACGATCACCGATGAGATGTGTATTGCCGCTGCGGTTGAGCTTGCAAAATGCGCAGAGGATAAGGGGCTCCGTGAAGATCATCTCCTCCCTACCATGGATGAATGGGAGGTATTCCCGAGAGAAGCGGTAGCTGTTGCGAAAAAGGCAA